The Streptomyces sp. Alt3 genome has a segment encoding these proteins:
- a CDS encoding phosphatase PAP2 family protein, giving the protein MAGLALDGSNPDVSLLYDINGLAKAAPTWFDRVMEFVGEFGIMFAMVLAVLWCWWSVRRRGTIEDSVTAVAGLVWAPLAAGIALLINIPIRGFVERPRPFLDHEGLEVLVQGKTDFSFVSDHATMAMAIAVGLFVANRKFGLVAIGLAILEGFCRVYMGVHYPTDVIGGLALGTAVALLLAPLAMMLLTPLVGAVARTGATGWLVRAGGATAVLDGRGESRGIPEPSRGPGRGGAPDEKDLAA; this is encoded by the coding sequence ATGGCTGGACTCGCACTCGATGGGTCGAACCCCGATGTCAGCCTGCTCTACGACATCAATGGGCTGGCGAAGGCCGCTCCGACCTGGTTCGACCGGGTCATGGAGTTCGTCGGTGAGTTCGGGATCATGTTCGCCATGGTCCTGGCGGTCCTGTGGTGCTGGTGGAGCGTGCGCCGACGCGGGACGATCGAGGACTCGGTGACGGCGGTCGCCGGGCTGGTGTGGGCGCCTCTCGCCGCCGGGATCGCGTTGCTGATCAACATCCCGATCCGGGGCTTCGTGGAGAGGCCGCGTCCGTTCCTCGACCACGAGGGGCTCGAGGTCCTGGTGCAGGGCAAGACGGACTTCTCCTTCGTGAGTGACCACGCGACGATGGCGATGGCGATCGCGGTGGGGCTCTTCGTGGCCAACAGGAAGTTCGGCCTGGTGGCGATCGGGCTGGCGATCCTCGAAGGCTTCTGCCGTGTCTACATGGGCGTGCACTATCCGACCGACGTGATCGGCGGCCTGGCCCTCGGTACGGCCGTGGCACTGCTGCTCGCCCCGCTCGCGATGATGCTGCTGACACCTCTGGTGGGCGCCGTGGCCCGCACCGGGGCGACCGGTTGGCTCGTCCGCGCGGGCGGTGCGACCGCCGTCCTGGACGGGCGGGGTGAGTCGCGCGGGATTCCTGAGCCGAGCCGGGGTCCCGGCCGTGGCGGCGCGCCGGACGAGAAGGATCTCGCCGCGTAG
- a CDS encoding histidine phosphatase family protein: MTTARTSTRFLYIARHGEASQDETELTERGRRQAALLGERLRGIPLSAVHHGPLPRAAQTARLVHEGLSRDIPLQVSEEAGDYVPYVPSREELPEESADRLLGFVRQFPEDERNRGPELAGAAMARFTGVVSGDEPRHELVVTHAFLAAWFVRDALDAPAWRWLGLNHANAALTVVRYTPGRPAALVMVNDMGHLPAELRWTGFPPELRV, from the coding sequence ATGACCACGGCAAGGACCTCGACCCGTTTCCTCTACATCGCCCGGCACGGCGAGGCGTCCCAGGACGAGACCGAACTGACGGAACGGGGCCGACGCCAGGCGGCCCTCCTCGGCGAGCGGCTCCGTGGCATACCGCTCTCCGCCGTCCACCACGGCCCGCTCCCCCGGGCCGCGCAGACCGCCCGCCTCGTCCACGAGGGGCTGAGCCGGGACATCCCGCTCCAGGTCTCGGAGGAGGCCGGGGACTACGTCCCGTACGTCCCGAGCCGGGAGGAGCTCCCCGAGGAGTCCGCGGACCGGCTCCTCGGCTTCGTGCGACAGTTCCCGGAGGACGAGCGAAACCGGGGCCCGGAGCTGGCCGGCGCCGCGATGGCACGGTTCACCGGCGTGGTCTCCGGCGACGAGCCACGTCACGAACTGGTAGTGACCCATGCTTTTCTGGCCGCCTGGTTCGTGCGCGACGCCCTCGACGCCCCCGCATGGCGCTGGCTGGGCCTCAACCACGCCAACGCCGCGCTGACCGTCGTCCGGTACACCCCCGGCCGCCCCGCCGCCCTGGTCATGGTGAACGACATGGGTCACCTCCCGGCGGAGCTCCGCTGGACCGGCTTCCCGCCCGAACTGCGCGTCTGA
- a CDS encoding inorganic phosphate transporter — protein sequence MDTFALIVTIGVALGFTYTNGFHDSANAIATSVSTRALTPRAALAMAAVMNLAGAFLGQGVAKTVSEGLIATPEGQKGMGILFAALVGAIIWNLITWYYGLPSSSSHALFGGMVGAALAGGTMVHWDGVLDKVVIPMFLSPVIGLVVGYLVMVVIMWIFRKANPHKAKRGFRIAQTVSAAGMALGHGLQDAQKTMGIVVMALVIADVEGPNDEIPVWVKIACAAMLSLGTYAGGWRIMRTLGRKIIELDPPQGFAAETTGASIMFGSAFLFHAPISTTHVITSAIMGVGATKRVNAVRWGVAKNIIMGWFITMPAAALVAAASYGIVVLLFG from the coding sequence GTGGACACCTTTGCGCTGATCGTGACCATCGGTGTCGCGCTCGGCTTCACGTATACGAACGGCTTCCACGACTCGGCGAACGCCATCGCCACCTCGGTCTCCACCCGGGCGCTGACCCCGCGTGCGGCTCTGGCGATGGCCGCTGTGATGAACCTCGCAGGCGCCTTCCTGGGCCAGGGGGTCGCCAAGACCGTCAGCGAAGGCCTGATCGCCACGCCCGAAGGCCAGAAGGGGATGGGCATCCTCTTCGCGGCGCTGGTCGGAGCGATCATCTGGAACCTGATCACCTGGTACTACGGCCTCCCGTCGTCGTCCTCGCACGCCCTTTTCGGCGGCATGGTCGGCGCGGCGCTGGCCGGCGGGACGATGGTGCACTGGGACGGGGTGCTCGACAAGGTCGTCATCCCGATGTTCCTGTCCCCGGTCATCGGCCTGGTCGTCGGCTATCTGGTGATGGTCGTGATCATGTGGATATTCAGGAAGGCCAACCCTCACAAGGCCAAGCGCGGTTTCCGTATCGCGCAGACGGTCTCGGCGGCGGGTATGGCCCTCGGGCACGGTCTGCAGGACGCCCAGAAGACGATGGGCATCGTGGTGATGGCCCTGGTCATCGCCGATGTCGAGGGCCCGAACGACGAGATCCCGGTCTGGGTGAAGATCGCCTGTGCGGCGATGCTGTCCCTCGGGACGTACGCGGGCGGCTGGCGCATCATGCGGACGCTGGGTCGCAAGATCATCGAGCTGGACCCGCCGCAGGGCTTCGCGGCCGAGACGACCGGCGCGTCGATCATGTTCGGTTCGGCGTTCCTGTTCCACGCACCGATCTCCACGACTCATGTGATCACCTCGGCGATCATGGGTGTCGGCGCGACGAAGCGGGTGAACGCGGTCCGCTGGGGCGTGGCCAAGAACATCATCATGGGCTGGTTCATCACGATGCCCGCCGCGGCGCTGGTCGCCGCGGCGAGCTACGGCATCGTCGTGCTGCTCTTCGGCTGA
- a CDS encoding bifunctional lytic transglycosylase/C40 family peptidase, whose product MFVGGGIGLGLCFIALLVVGTYSAAAGIAGASGAVGLAKGAVPARYQPLVEKWGNLCPAINPALLAAQLYQESGWNPRAQSHAAAQGIAQFIPGTWASHGIDGDNDGDRDVWDPADAIPSAASYDCELAGYVKKVPGDPTDNMLAAYNAGAYRVIQSGGVPSISETQNYVKIIRSLEKSFAKPVGRVQPSQQAAGAIYFAQKKLGTPYLWGGNGTADQGGRFDCSGLTQAAYRTVDIELPRVANDQYNAGAHPARDELLPGDLVFFSDDLENSRAIRHVGLYVGGGYMINAPYTGAVIRFDKIDTPDYFGATRVTKDGAAALPTALPES is encoded by the coding sequence GTGTTCGTCGGCGGTGGGATCGGGCTGGGCCTGTGCTTCATCGCCCTGCTCGTCGTCGGGACGTACTCCGCCGCCGCCGGGATCGCCGGGGCGAGCGGGGCCGTCGGGCTGGCCAAGGGGGCGGTGCCCGCGCGGTACCAGCCACTCGTGGAGAAGTGGGGCAATCTCTGTCCCGCCATCAACCCCGCCCTCCTGGCCGCACAGTTGTACCAGGAGAGCGGCTGGAACCCGCGCGCCCAGAGCCACGCCGCCGCGCAGGGCATCGCGCAGTTCATCCCCGGTACCTGGGCCTCGCACGGCATCGACGGGGACAACGACGGGGACCGTGACGTCTGGGACCCGGCCGACGCGATCCCGTCCGCCGCGTCCTACGACTGCGAACTGGCCGGTTACGTCAAGAAGGTGCCGGGCGACCCGACCGACAACATGCTCGCCGCCTACAACGCGGGCGCCTACCGGGTGATCCAGTCGGGCGGGGTGCCCTCCATCAGCGAGACGCAGAACTACGTCAAGATCATCCGGTCCCTGGAGAAGAGCTTCGCCAAGCCTGTCGGCAGGGTGCAGCCCTCGCAGCAGGCGGCCGGGGCGATCTACTTCGCGCAGAAGAAGCTGGGCACTCCCTACCTCTGGGGTGGGAACGGGACGGCCGACCAGGGTGGCAGGTTCGACTGTTCGGGGCTGACGCAGGCCGCGTACCGGACGGTCGACATCGAGCTGCCCCGGGTTGCCAACGACCAGTACAACGCGGGGGCGCACCCTGCCCGGGACGAGCTCCTCCCCGGCGACCTGGTGTTCTTCTCGGACGACCTCGAGAACTCACGGGCCATCCGGCACGTGGGGCTCTATGTCGGAGGGGGGTACATGATCAACGCTCCGTACACCGGTGCGGTGATCCGGTTCGACAAGATCGACACCCCTGACTATTTCGGTGCGACAAGGGTCACGAAGGACGGTGCCGCGGCGCTTCCGACAGCGCTCCCGGAGAGCTGA
- the pstB gene encoding phosphate ABC transporter ATP-binding protein PstB: MAKRIDIGGLTAYYGSHKAIEDISMTVEPRSVTAFIGPSGCGKSTFLRTLNRMHEVTPGGRVEGKVLLDDEDLYGPGVDPVTVRRTVGMVFQRPNPFPTMSIFDNVAAGLRLNGSYRKNQLSEIVEKSLKGANLWNEVKDRLNKPGSGLSGGQQQRLCIARAIAVEPDVLLMDEPCSALDPISTLAIEDLIGELKERFTIVIVTHNMQQAARVSDRTAFFNLSAVGKPGRLIEIDETERIFSNPSVQATEDYISGRFG, translated from the coding sequence ATGGCCAAGCGCATCGACATCGGCGGACTCACCGCCTACTACGGCTCCCACAAGGCCATCGAGGACATCTCGATGACGGTGGAGCCCCGCTCCGTGACCGCCTTCATCGGCCCCTCCGGCTGCGGCAAGTCCACCTTCCTGCGCACCCTGAACCGCATGCACGAGGTCACCCCCGGCGGCCGCGTCGAGGGCAAGGTACTGCTGGACGACGAGGACCTGTACGGACCCGGCGTGGACCCCGTCACCGTGCGCCGCACGGTCGGCATGGTCTTCCAGCGCCCGAACCCCTTCCCGACGATGTCGATCTTCGACAACGTCGCGGCCGGCCTGCGGCTGAACGGCTCGTACCGCAAGAACCAGCTGTCCGAAATCGTCGAGAAGTCCCTCAAGGGCGCCAACCTCTGGAACGAGGTCAAGGACCGCCTGAACAAGCCGGGCTCCGGCCTCTCCGGAGGCCAGCAGCAGCGCCTGTGCATCGCCCGCGCGATCGCGGTCGAGCCGGACGTGCTCCTGATGGACGAGCCGTGCTCGGCGCTCGACCCGATCTCGACCCTCGCCATCGAGGACCTGATCGGCGAGCTGAAGGAGCGCTTCACGATCGTCATCGTGACGCACAACATGCAGCAGGCGGCACGCGTCTCGGACCGTACGGCCTTCTTCAACCTCTCGGCGGTCGGCAAGCCCGGCCGACTGATCGAGATCGACGAGACGGAGCGGATCTTCTCCAACCCGTCGGTGCAGGCGACCGAGGACTACATCTCGGGCCGCTTCGGATAA
- a CDS encoding DUF47 domain-containing protein: MRFRLTPRETSFYDMFSASADNIVTGSKLLMELLGADSASRVEIAERMRAAEHAGDDATHAIFHQLNSSFITPFDREDIYNLASSLDDIMDFMEEAVDLVVLYQVDELPKGVEQQIEVLARAAELTAEAMPSLRTMENLTEYWIEVNRLENQADQIHRKLLAQLFNGKYDAMEVLKLKQIVDVLEEAADAFEHVANTVETIAVKES; this comes from the coding sequence GTGCGCTTTCGTCTGACCCCCAGGGAGACGAGCTTCTACGACATGTTTTCCGCATCCGCGGACAACATCGTCACGGGCTCGAAACTCCTCATGGAACTGCTCGGGGCGGATTCTGCCTCCCGAGTCGAGATCGCGGAGCGTATGCGGGCAGCGGAGCACGCGGGGGACGATGCCACCCACGCGATCTTCCACCAGCTGAACTCCTCCTTCATCACGCCGTTCGACCGCGAGGACATCTACAACCTCGCGTCGTCGCTCGACGACATCATGGACTTCATGGAGGAGGCCGTCGACCTGGTCGTCCTGTACCAGGTCGACGAGCTCCCCAAGGGTGTCGAGCAGCAGATCGAGGTCCTGGCCAGGGCGGCGGAACTGACCGCCGAGGCCATGCCGAGTCTGCGGACCATGGAGAACCTCACCGAGTACTGGATCGAGGTCAACCGTCTGGAGAACCAGGCCGACCAGATCCACCGCAAGCTGCTGGCCCAGCTCTTCAACGGCAAGTACGACGCCATGGAAGTGCTGAAGCTCAAGCAGATCGTGGATGTGCTGGAAGAGGCGGCTGACGCGTTCGAGCACGTCGCCAACACCGTGGAGACCATCGCGGTCAAGGAGTCCTGA
- a CDS encoding tetratricopeptide repeat protein, giving the protein MGRRGELAVFRETFARDPEEADFPYLFHVRGNGGVGKSTLVRQWESTAREQASVVTAYVDDEVHDAIEAMEAVSAGLGRQGHPLKRFDKQLTTYRQRRHQAESAASAPQPGPGEPGAAVPSPSSTVVAQMGLAGLGALVPGAALFTGAVDSQQVALGADRVRAMLNTRLRSHDDVQLVMNPLTGLAPVFLDDLADVAERCERVVLFFDVYERTGPVLDTWLRAIAFGDEYGSLPVNVQIVLAGQLRLDTRVWGDHLGQVTEVTLEVFSEEEARTLLSTHGVTDEPSVELVLRLSGRLPLLVDMLARSDPGGGAAMGDPSETAVERFLKWEPDPERREAALACALPLQTDEDIYRAVVPESAAGSYAWLRGLAFVSPQAGRCRYHDVVRAAMLRLQRTRSPARWQQAHTRLGDVFRQRRLAVEADLGTDPEELWKEAVWREHRLNETYHRLCANPRTALPDALRQSAYAIGLDVATLRRWAQILGGAGLDTDAAALVSWGERLEAAAEQEQPGAVVLTLLLNASELDAAGRALAYTVRAEEHRHVGDAGSSLADCEAAVALTPDAARPHAGLGETYRVLGRYEEAVASCTRAVEIDPGYALAFGSRGDAYRNLGRHDEAFADFARAIEIDLRYAWAYASRARVHEALERHEEALADYDRALEIDPSYEWAIGSRAQLFERMGSYGEALADYDRAVEIDPQYAWAYGSRARVHEALERQGEALADYDRAVEIDPQYAWAVGGRARLKKDMGRLQEAVADYSRAVEILPDYAWAFQGRAQAYVALGRPDEALADFTRALDLRPGYGWALGSRGELYERLGRHEEAAADFTRAIEIDPTSDWALSARSRVYLRLGRHEDALADCARTVEIDPQDGWNRMLYGVVLRAAGETTGAEARFADALRLFTAAAAGTGDAAVEAHQGLLLLHCALLDPDRAAAVCEALIALGPGGDPIRETIEDLSLLRTLSPEAGPGIEPVTRRLRETLRHR; this is encoded by the coding sequence GTGGGGCGTCGCGGTGAGCTGGCGGTGTTCCGGGAGACGTTCGCCCGTGACCCTGAGGAAGCCGACTTCCCGTATCTCTTCCACGTGCGGGGCAACGGCGGTGTGGGGAAGTCGACCCTGGTGCGGCAGTGGGAGTCCACGGCTCGCGAGCAGGCCTCCGTCGTCACGGCGTACGTGGACGACGAGGTGCACGACGCGATCGAGGCCATGGAGGCCGTCAGCGCCGGGCTCGGCCGGCAGGGGCATCCTCTGAAGAGGTTCGACAAGCAGCTGACCACCTATCGGCAGCGCAGGCACCAGGCCGAGAGCGCTGCTTCCGCCCCGCAGCCAGGACCGGGTGAGCCGGGAGCGGCGGTACCTTCGCCGTCCAGCACGGTGGTGGCCCAGATGGGCCTTGCCGGGCTGGGAGCGCTGGTGCCCGGGGCCGCGTTGTTCACCGGGGCCGTCGATTCGCAACAGGTGGCACTGGGCGCGGACCGGGTGCGGGCGATGCTCAACACGCGCCTGCGCAGCCACGACGATGTGCAGCTGGTGATGAACCCGCTCACGGGTCTCGCCCCCGTCTTCCTCGACGACCTGGCGGACGTCGCCGAACGGTGCGAGCGGGTGGTGCTGTTCTTCGACGTGTACGAGAGGACCGGGCCGGTCCTGGACACCTGGCTGCGGGCCATCGCCTTCGGGGACGAATACGGCAGCCTGCCCGTCAACGTGCAGATCGTGCTGGCCGGACAACTGCGCCTGGACACCCGGGTCTGGGGCGATCACCTCGGCCAGGTCACCGAGGTGACCCTGGAGGTCTTCTCCGAGGAGGAGGCCCGGACGCTGCTCTCCACCCACGGGGTCACCGACGAACCCAGCGTCGAACTGGTACTGCGCCTGTCCGGACGGCTTCCGCTGCTCGTCGACATGCTGGCCCGGAGCGATCCGGGTGGCGGCGCGGCCATGGGCGACCCCTCCGAGACGGCGGTCGAGAGATTCCTGAAGTGGGAGCCCGACCCGGAGCGCCGCGAGGCCGCCCTGGCCTGTGCGCTGCCCCTGCAGACCGACGAGGACATCTACCGTGCGGTCGTCCCGGAGTCCGCGGCCGGCAGCTACGCGTGGCTGCGCGGCCTGGCCTTCGTCTCTCCCCAGGCCGGCCGCTGCCGCTACCACGACGTCGTACGCGCCGCGATGCTGCGGCTCCAGCGGACCCGGTCACCCGCCCGCTGGCAGCAGGCACACACCCGGCTGGGCGATGTGTTCCGGCAGCGGCGGCTCGCAGTGGAGGCGGACCTCGGCACCGACCCCGAGGAGCTCTGGAAGGAAGCCGTCTGGCGGGAGCACCGGCTGAACGAGACGTACCACCGGCTGTGCGCGAATCCTCGTACCGCCCTTCCCGACGCCCTCCGCCAGAGTGCCTACGCCATCGGTCTCGACGTCGCCACGCTGCGTCGCTGGGCCCAGATCCTCGGCGGCGCCGGGCTCGACACCGACGCGGCGGCCCTGGTCTCGTGGGGGGAGCGGCTGGAGGCCGCGGCGGAGCAGGAGCAGCCGGGTGCGGTCGTGCTGACCCTGCTGCTGAACGCATCCGAACTCGACGCCGCCGGAAGGGCCTTGGCCTACACCGTCCGTGCCGAGGAACACCGGCACGTGGGCGATGCAGGGAGCTCGCTGGCGGACTGCGAGGCAGCGGTCGCCCTCACACCGGACGCGGCCCGCCCCCATGCGGGGCTGGGTGAGACCTACCGGGTACTGGGCCGTTACGAGGAAGCGGTCGCCTCCTGCACCCGTGCGGTGGAGATCGACCCGGGATACGCCCTGGCGTTCGGCAGCCGAGGCGATGCCTACCGGAACCTGGGCCGTCACGACGAGGCCTTCGCCGATTTCGCCCGTGCCATCGAGATCGACCTGCGGTACGCCTGGGCGTACGCCAGCCGTGCGCGGGTGCACGAGGCTCTGGAGCGGCACGAGGAGGCGCTGGCCGACTACGACCGTGCGCTGGAGATCGACCCGTCGTACGAGTGGGCCATCGGTAGCCGTGCCCAGCTCTTCGAGCGGATGGGCTCGTACGGGGAGGCGCTGGCGGACTACGACCGTGCCGTGGAGATCGACCCGCAGTACGCCTGGGCATACGGCAGCCGTGCGCGGGTGCACGAGGCTCTGGAGAGGCAGGGGGAGGCGCTGGCCGACTACGACCGTGCCGTGGAGATCGACCCGCAGTACGCCTGGGCCGTCGGGGGCAGGGCGCGGCTCAAGAAGGACATGGGCAGGTTGCAGGAGGCCGTGGCCGACTACTCCCGGGCCGTCGAGATCCTGCCCGACTACGCCTGGGCCTTTCAGGGCCGGGCACAGGCGTACGTCGCACTCGGCCGCCCTGACGAGGCCCTGGCCGACTTCACCCGTGCCCTCGACCTGCGACCTGGGTACGGCTGGGCCCTGGGCAGCCGTGGTGAGCTTTACGAGAGGCTGGGCCGCCACGAGGAAGCGGCGGCCGATTTCACCCGGGCCATCGAGATCGATCCGACCTCGGACTGGGCCCTGAGCGCCCGGTCCCGGGTGTATCTGCGCCTGGGCAGGCACGAGGACGCCCTCGCCGACTGTGCCCGGACCGTCGAGATCGATCCGCAGGACGGCTGGAACCGGATGCTGTACGGCGTGGTGCTGCGGGCGGCGGGTGAGACCACGGGAGCGGAGGCGCGCTTCGCGGACGCCCTGCGCCTGTTCACCGCAGCCGCTGCGGGCACAGGGGACGCGGCTGTGGAGGCCCATCAGGGCCTGCTCCTCCTCCACTGCGCCCTGCTCGACCCCGACAGGGCGGCCGCCGTGTGCGAGGCGCTGATCGCGCTCGGCCCCGGCGGGGATCCGATCAGGGAGACCATCGAGGACCTGTCGCTTCTTCGCACGCTCAGTCCCGAAGCGGGGCCGGGCATCGAGCCGGTCACGCGGAGGCTGCGGGAGACGCTTCGGCACCGTTGA
- a CDS encoding alpha/beta hydrolase has product MPTPTLTWAQLRDVKCAELEGAADGWGRSSNRADVARDRIEQQLLTGLRDTQEGEAAQAAVARLRQLGRNFQYVYTECGLLRTTLNSLAHEMRTQQRALTEALEDAAALKFTVHANGSVTYPAGGEGLVDGAPLRGGTASSGGATGLTPPSGLVAPNPHAAKAQDIADRLCGAVRSAAEIDWRYAGILRRLKAEEGLKVPASTWKDAAGDAAEVRDAAGAYLKDAIPHDASPEARRDWWAGLTQEQREEYLAVYPDQIGNLDGIPALVRDAANRDNLQLLIGKLEGRDDERSMTQLAGLREIDRQLGAAPKPGEPPMLLLGISDEGNGRAIVSYGNPDTSKNVATYVPGLNTSLDEDFAEGDLKRARDTAIGARYHDPSSAAIAWLGYDAPQIIDGFSSLAVAGDARAENGGARFSEFTAGLSATNENDDPHFTAIGHSYGSRTVGAAAQQEGGIAGVDDIVLVGSPGVGVDRAEDLGVGKDHVFVGSAENDVVTKMPSKQQVAAGAMASLSGPFIYVVGDVADQGDDDLWFGKDPASEAFGAKRFPVDDGPRFIGGGGVSIDAHSQYFDPVRDPASANSIALIAAGRSGKVKSEEYR; this is encoded by the coding sequence ATGCCGACGCCTACGTTGACCTGGGCGCAGTTACGCGACGTGAAGTGCGCCGAGTTGGAGGGTGCCGCCGACGGGTGGGGCAGGTCGAGCAACCGGGCCGACGTGGCGCGGGACCGCATCGAGCAGCAACTGCTCACCGGGCTCCGGGACACGCAGGAGGGCGAGGCGGCGCAGGCGGCGGTTGCCCGACTGCGGCAGCTGGGGCGCAACTTCCAGTACGTGTACACGGAGTGCGGGCTGCTCCGTACGACGCTGAACTCCCTGGCCCATGAGATGAGGACCCAGCAGCGGGCACTGACGGAGGCGCTGGAGGACGCGGCCGCGCTGAAGTTCACGGTGCACGCGAACGGGTCGGTCACCTACCCGGCGGGAGGCGAGGGACTCGTCGACGGGGCGCCGCTGCGGGGTGGTACCGCGTCGTCGGGCGGGGCCACGGGGCTGACGCCGCCTTCGGGCCTGGTCGCGCCGAACCCCCACGCGGCCAAGGCGCAGGACATCGCGGACCGGTTGTGCGGGGCGGTGCGTTCGGCGGCCGAGATCGACTGGCGGTACGCGGGGATCCTGCGCCGTCTGAAGGCGGAGGAGGGCCTGAAGGTCCCGGCCTCCACCTGGAAGGACGCCGCCGGCGACGCGGCGGAGGTGCGGGACGCGGCGGGGGCGTACCTGAAGGACGCCATCCCGCACGACGCGTCTCCTGAGGCGCGGCGCGACTGGTGGGCGGGGCTGACCCAGGAGCAGCGGGAGGAGTACCTCGCGGTGTACCCGGACCAGATCGGGAACCTGGACGGAATCCCCGCCCTGGTCCGCGACGCGGCCAACCGGGACAACCTTCAGCTGCTGATCGGCAAGCTGGAGGGACGAGACGACGAGAGGTCGATGACGCAGCTCGCGGGACTGCGGGAGATCGACCGGCAGTTGGGGGCCGCACCCAAGCCCGGAGAGCCGCCCATGTTGCTCTTGGGCATCAGTGATGAGGGGAATGGGCGAGCGATCGTCTCCTACGGAAACCCGGATACGTCGAAGAACGTGGCTACTTATGTGCCGGGGCTGAATACTTCGCTGGACGAGGATTTCGCGGAGGGTGACCTGAAGCGAGCGCGTGACACCGCGATTGGCGCCCGGTATCACGACCCCTCCAGTGCGGCAATTGCCTGGCTCGGTTACGACGCGCCACAGATAATTGATGGCTTCAGTAGTTTGGCGGTGGCAGGTGATGCTCGTGCAGAGAATGGTGGAGCGCGCTTCAGTGAATTTACCGCAGGGCTCTCCGCGACGAACGAAAATGATGACCCTCACTTCACGGCCATCGGGCATTCGTACGGCTCTCGAACTGTAGGTGCGGCTGCGCAGCAAGAAGGCGGAATCGCTGGGGTTGATGACATCGTGTTGGTTGGAAGTCCAGGGGTGGGTGTTGATCGTGCCGAGGACCTCGGCGTGGGGAAGGACCATGTGTTCGTCGGTTCGGCCGAGAACGACGTAGTGACAAAGATGCCATCCAAGCAGCAGGTGGCGGCCGGAGCCATGGCATCTCTGTCCGGTCCCTTCATCTATGTCGTGGGAGACGTCGCCGACCAAGGCGACGACGACCTTTGGTTCGGTAAGGACCCGGCAAGTGAGGCGTTCGGCGCCAAACGTTTCCCCGTGGATGATGGTCCAAGATTCATTGGTGGCGGGGGAGTCTCAATTGACGCACACTCTCAATACTTTGACCCGGTTCGGGATCCGGCATCGGCAAATAGCATTGCCCTTATCGCGGCAGGACGGTCCGGGAAGGTCAAATCTGAGGAGTACCGGTGA
- a CDS encoding metal-sensitive transcriptional regulator: MTTTEAADTAGTDAVGTGTAGTDAVGTDAVVTDHDRGIHGYHHQKEEHLKRLRRIEGQIRGLQRMVDEDVYCIDILTQVSASTKALQSFALQLLEEHLRHCVADAALKGGKEIDAKVEEATKAIARLLRT, translated from the coding sequence ATGACCACCACCGAGGCCGCCGACACGGCCGGTACGGACGCGGTCGGTACGGGCACAGCCGGTACGGACGCGGTCGGCACGGACGCGGTCGTCACCGACCACGACCGCGGAATCCACGGCTACCACCACCAGAAGGAGGAGCACCTCAAGCGCCTTCGCCGCATCGAGGGCCAGATCCGCGGCCTCCAGCGGATGGTGGACGAGGACGTCTACTGCATCGACATACTCACCCAGGTCTCGGCGTCCACGAAGGCCCTGCAGTCCTTCGCGCTCCAGCTGCTGGAGGAGCATCTGCGCCACTGTGTCGCGGACGCCGCGCTCAAGGGCGGCAAGGAGATCGACGCGAAGGTCGAGGAGGCCACCAAGGCGATCGCCCGCCTCCTGCGTACATGA